One genomic window of Roseateles sp. DAIF2 includes the following:
- a CDS encoding flavin reductase family protein, with protein MVTPPTPVAGAHFDTQQFRAALGMFATGVTIVTARGPDGTLVGLTANSFNSVSLSPPLVLWSLARSAASMAVFSRGSHYAINILAADQKALAQRFATRDIDRFAGVAWREGAGGAPVLEGVAAVFECANRSRYEEGDHVIFVGEVESCEAQPQAQPLLFHGGRYYTELPI; from the coding sequence ATGGTCACGCCTCCCACGCCCGTTGCGGGCGCCCATTTCGACACGCAGCAGTTCCGCGCCGCCCTGGGCATGTTCGCCACCGGCGTCACCATCGTCACCGCGCGCGGCCCGGACGGCACCCTGGTCGGGCTGACCGCCAATTCCTTCAACTCGGTCTCGCTGTCGCCGCCGCTGGTGCTGTGGAGCCTGGCGCGCAGCGCCGCCTCGATGGCGGTGTTCAGCCGCGGCTCGCATTACGCGATCAATATCCTGGCCGCCGACCAGAAGGCGCTGGCCCAGCGCTTCGCGACCCGCGACATCGACCGTTTCGCCGGCGTGGCTTGGCGCGAGGGCGCCGGCGGCGCGCCGGTGCTGGAGGGCGTGGCCGCGGTGTTCGAATGCGCCAACCGCAGCCGCTACGAAGAGGGCGACCATGTCATCTTCGTCGGCGAGGTCGAGAGCTGCGAGGCCCAGCCGCAGGCCCAGCCGCTGCTCTTCCACGGTGGGCGGTATTACACGGAATTGCCGATTTGA
- a CDS encoding diguanylate cyclase domain-containing protein: MPLQFLGRRRNRLDLLVWALPLLGVATIAGLCLLIWGQLTTERQQVEREAEARVTGLTQAFEEYARRSLQQVDLISNFAALQVEQRARGEDWAGGAQTSLLKLGLAELPGVIGFYLADARGRVLDATRPMAVEEVGGRDYFLVHRDPGSAGLFIARPEPGRAGQPWQLPLTRRLQHGDGDFAGVLVVLLDPRHFTDFYRASQFGRQGVVALVGLDWVLRARRSGERLWFGDTAGNNYLIEQLKRWPEGSYVAGSKLDGVQRRLAYKTMQGYPLVALGGLSLEEVLAPYEARRALLLRLTALACLALLLAFGGLSLAAASLRRSQAARERARAQFEAAWDASTDAFWMLRAERDARGNLLDFRFSHCNARGAQLLGKSKEELIGRLRSEVFPDGGDSRFLMLYCAALRSRRTLQDEFGLDMPAARGLSLQHQVVPVGDGVALTLRDVTAERQREAAMLRTQAALQATEKRLRDITDNLPVLISYVDTQERLSFLNATFRAWTRMEPEQALGRPIKEVLDERRYAQRAPWLRRALAGERVSFELESERDGQPLWLRNDYVPDFGPDGVVQGIYGLSQDITVLKEVQRELLALARHDSLTGLANRHQFDEVLPLALARAARSGRALALLFLDVDKFKSINDSLGHAMGDAVLKEFARRLRESVRSVDLVARLAGDEFVVILEELSGEEEPALVAHKIAAAIARPFELEGQRLQVTTSIGIAYQSGGGAATVTPAALLQRADEALYEAKGAGRNTFRQTAF, from the coding sequence ATGCCCTTGCAGTTCCTGGGTCGCCGGCGCAACAGGCTGGACCTGCTGGTCTGGGCTCTGCCGCTGCTGGGCGTGGCCACGATTGCAGGGCTTTGCCTCTTGATCTGGGGCCAGTTGACGACCGAGCGGCAGCAGGTCGAGCGCGAGGCCGAGGCCCGCGTCACCGGCCTGACCCAGGCCTTCGAGGAATATGCGCGGCGCAGCCTGCAGCAGGTCGACCTGATCAGCAATTTCGCGGCGCTGCAGGTCGAGCAGCGCGCCCGCGGCGAGGATTGGGCCGGCGGCGCGCAGACCAGCCTGCTGAAGCTGGGTCTGGCGGAGCTGCCCGGCGTGATCGGCTTCTACCTGGCCGATGCGCGCGGCCGCGTGCTGGATGCGACCCGGCCGATGGCGGTGGAGGAGGTCGGCGGGCGCGACTATTTCCTAGTGCATCGCGACCCCGGCTCGGCGGGCCTGTTCATCGCCCGGCCCGAGCCGGGGCGCGCCGGCCAGCCCTGGCAGCTGCCGCTGACGCGCCGGTTGCAGCATGGCGACGGCGACTTCGCCGGCGTGCTCGTCGTGCTGCTGGATCCGCGCCATTTCACCGACTTCTACCGCGCCAGCCAGTTCGGCCGCCAGGGCGTGGTCGCGCTGGTGGGCCTGGACTGGGTGCTGCGCGCGCGCCGCTCCGGCGAGCGCCTGTGGTTCGGCGACACCGCCGGCAACAACTACCTGATCGAGCAGCTGAAGCGCTGGCCCGAGGGCAGCTATGTCGCCGGCAGCAAGCTCGACGGGGTGCAGCGTCGCCTGGCCTACAAGACCATGCAGGGCTATCCGCTGGTGGCCCTCGGCGGCCTGAGCCTGGAGGAGGTGCTGGCGCCCTACGAGGCGCGGCGCGCGCTGCTGCTGCGCCTGACCGCGCTGGCCTGCCTGGCCCTGCTGCTGGCCTTCGGCGGGCTGAGCCTGGCCGCGGCCAGCCTGCGGCGCAGCCAGGCGGCGCGCGAACGCGCGCGCGCGCAGTTCGAGGCCGCCTGGGACGCCAGCACCGATGCCTTCTGGATGCTGCGCGCCGAGCGCGATGCGCGCGGCAATCTGCTGGACTTCCGCTTCAGCCATTGCAATGCGCGCGGCGCCCAGCTGCTGGGCAAGAGCAAGGAGGAGCTGATCGGCCGGCTGCGCAGCGAGGTGTTCCCGGACGGCGGCGACAGCCGCTTCCTGATGCTGTACTGCGCGGCGCTGCGCAGCCGTCGCACCCTGCAGGACGAGTTCGGCCTGGACATGCCGGCGGCGCGCGGCCTGAGCCTGCAGCACCAGGTGGTGCCGGTCGGCGACGGCGTGGCGCTGACCCTGCGCGACGTCACCGCCGAGCGCCAGCGCGAGGCCGCGATGCTGCGCACCCAGGCCGCGCTGCAGGCCACCGAAAAGCGCCTGCGCGACATCACCGACAACCTGCCGGTGCTGATCTCCTACGTCGACACGCAGGAGCGCCTGAGCTTCCTGAACGCCACCTTCCGCGCCTGGACTCGCATGGAGCCGGAGCAGGCGCTGGGGCGGCCGATCAAGGAAGTGCTGGACGAGCGGCGCTATGCGCAGCGCGCGCCCTGGTTGCGTCGCGCGCTGGCCGGCGAGCGGGTCAGCTTCGAGCTGGAATCCGAGCGAGATGGCCAGCCCCTGTGGCTGCGCAACGACTATGTGCCGGACTTCGGCCCCGATGGCGTGGTGCAGGGCATCTACGGCCTGAGCCAGGACATCACGGTGCTGAAGGAGGTGCAGCGCGAGCTGCTGGCGCTGGCGCGCCACGACAGCCTGACCGGGCTGGCGAACCGGCACCAGTTCGACGAGGTGCTGCCGCTGGCGCTGGCGCGCGCCGCGCGCAGCGGCCGGGCGCTGGCCCTGCTGTTCCTCGATGTCGACAAGTTCAAGTCCATCAACGACAGCCTGGGCCATGCGATGGGCGACGCGGTGCTGAAGGAGTTCGCGCGCCGGCTGCGCGAGAGCGTGCGCAGCGTCGACCTGGTGGCGCGGCTGGCGGGCGACGAGTTCGTCGTGATCCTGGAGGAACTCAGCGGCGAGGAGGAGCCGGCGCTGGTGGCGCACAAGATCGCTGCGGCGATCGCCCGTCCCTTCGAGCTGGAGGGCCAGCGCCTGCAGGTCACGACCAGCATCGGCATCGCGTATCAGAGCGGCGGTGGCGCGGCGACGGTGACGCCGGCGGCCCTGCTGCAGCGCGCCGACGAGGCGCTCTACGAGGCCAAGGGCGCGGGCCGCAACACCTTCAGGCAGACCGCCTTCTAG
- a CDS encoding thioredoxin family protein has translation MPEAAARLDPSCERCARPLLSGEVLELTEANFDAVVAGSELPVLVDFWAPWSGPARMMEPQLNQAARQLKGLALMVKVNSDANPRLAQRFAIRAIPTLAQLRAGQEVQRISGALQAPQILEWIQ, from the coding sequence GTGCCCGAGGCCGCTGCGCGGCTCGACCCCAGCTGTGAACGCTGTGCCCGACCGCTGCTCAGCGGCGAGGTGCTGGAGCTGACCGAGGCGAACTTCGACGCGGTCGTCGCCGGCAGCGAGCTGCCGGTGCTGGTCGACTTCTGGGCCCCCTGGAGCGGCCCGGCCCGCATGATGGAGCCGCAGCTGAACCAGGCCGCCAGGCAGCTGAAGGGCCTCGCGCTGATGGTCAAGGTCAACAGCGACGCCAACCCCCGCCTGGCCCAGCGCTTCGCGATCCGCGCGATCCCAACCCTGGCCCAGCTGCGCGCCGGCCAGGAGGTGCAGCGCATCAGCGGTGCGCTGCAGGCGCCGCAGATCCTGGAGTGGATCCAGTAG
- a CDS encoding ABC transporter substrate-binding protein has translation MSPSRCLIAALAVLVAATAAVPVWAQGLAPKILRYAFEIAETGFDPAQISDTYSRTITPHIFEALYAYDYLARPVKIRPLTAAALPEVSADHRVWTIRLRPGIFFAVDPAFKGRKRELVAEDYVYSLKRVADPANKSAAGWALLEEQGMLGLAELRRQALRDKQPFDYAQPIEGLRALDRYTLQIRVREPRPRLLYLLAQSDLFGAVAREVIEAYPGAAMEHPVGTGPFVLKDWRRSSLIVLERNPDYRERYFDAEPAADDAEGQAILARLKGRRLPMIDRVQISIIEESQPRYLSFVNGEHELLNRVPPEFVNVALPGGRVAPNLLRQGIRLHRVLGAESAYTFFNLEDPTVGGYAPGQVALRRAISLALDMEREINGVRRGQAVVAQSPLVPHTSGYDPNYKSVNGDFDPARAKALLDLYGYVDQDGDGWRDMPDGKPLVIEVATQPDALSRQYDELWKRNFDAVNIRTRFFSGKWPEQLKQARAGKLQLWMLANSATSPDGLSQLQRLYGPATGAQNYARFQLPAFDRLYERMQLLPDGPEREALFLQAKRLQAVYVPEKTHVHRIINDLSQPWLIGYRRPLFRNEFWHFVDIDPQQQRGAAR, from the coding sequence ATGAGCCCGTCGCGCTGCTTGATCGCCGCGTTGGCGGTTCTTGTGGCGGCGACGGCCGCCGTTCCGGTCTGGGCCCAGGGGCTGGCACCCAAGATCCTGCGCTATGCCTTCGAGATCGCCGAGACCGGCTTCGATCCGGCGCAGATCTCGGACACCTATTCGCGCACCATCACGCCGCATATCTTCGAGGCGCTCTACGCCTACGACTACTTGGCGCGGCCGGTGAAGATCCGCCCGCTGACGGCCGCGGCGCTGCCCGAGGTGTCCGCCGACCATCGCGTCTGGACCATCCGCCTGCGGCCGGGCATCTTCTTCGCTGTGGACCCGGCCTTCAAGGGCCGCAAGCGCGAGCTGGTGGCCGAGGACTATGTCTACAGCCTCAAGCGCGTGGCCGACCCCGCCAACAAGAGCGCGGCGGGCTGGGCCCTGCTGGAGGAGCAGGGCATGCTGGGCCTGGCCGAGCTGCGCCGGCAGGCGCTGCGCGACAAGCAGCCCTTCGACTATGCCCAGCCGATCGAGGGCCTGAGGGCGCTGGACCGCTACACCCTGCAGATCCGCGTGCGCGAGCCGCGCCCGCGCCTGCTGTACCTGCTGGCGCAAAGCGATCTGTTCGGCGCGGTGGCGCGCGAGGTGATCGAGGCCTATCCCGGTGCCGCGATGGAGCATCCGGTCGGCACCGGCCCCTTCGTGCTGAAGGACTGGCGGCGCAGCTCGCTGATCGTGCTGGAGCGCAACCCCGACTACCGCGAGCGCTATTTCGACGCCGAACCGGCCGCCGACGATGCCGAGGGCCAGGCCATCCTGGCGCGGTTGAAGGGCCGGCGCCTGCCGATGATCGACCGGGTGCAGATCTCCATCATCGAGGAGAGCCAGCCGCGCTACCTGTCCTTCGTCAACGGCGAGCATGAGCTGCTCAATCGCGTGCCGCCGGAGTTTGTCAATGTCGCGCTGCCGGGCGGCCGTGTCGCACCGAATCTGCTCCGGCAGGGCATCCGCCTGCACCGGGTGCTGGGGGCCGAGAGCGCCTATACCTTCTTCAATCTCGAGGATCCGACGGTCGGCGGCTACGCGCCGGGCCAGGTGGCGCTGCGCCGCGCGATCTCGCTGGCGCTGGACATGGAGCGCGAGATCAACGGCGTGCGGCGCGGCCAGGCGGTGGTGGCGCAGTCGCCGCTGGTGCCGCATACCAGCGGCTACGACCCGAACTACAAGAGCGTCAACGGCGACTTCGACCCGGCGCGCGCCAAGGCCCTGCTGGACCTCTATGGCTATGTCGACCAGGACGGCGACGGCTGGCGCGACATGCCCGACGGCAAGCCCCTGGTGATCGAGGTCGCGACCCAGCCGGATGCGCTTTCGCGCCAGTACGACGAGCTGTGGAAGCGCAACTTCGACGCGGTCAACATCCGGACGCGCTTCTTCTCCGGCAAATGGCCGGAGCAGCTGAAGCAGGCCCGCGCCGGCAAGCTGCAGCTGTGGATGCTGGCGAACAGCGCCACCTCGCCCGACGGCCTGAGCCAGCTGCAGCGCCTCTACGGCCCCGCGACCGGCGCGCAGAACTATGCGCGCTTCCAGCTGCCGGCCTTTGATCGGCTCTACGAGCGCATGCAGCTGCTGCCCGATGGGCCGGAGCGCGAGGCCCTGTTCCTGCAGGCCAAGCGCCTGCAGGCCGTCTACGTGCCCGAGAAGACCCATGTGCACCGCATCATCAACGACCTGTCGCAGCCCTGGCTGATCGGCTACCGGCGCCCGCTGTTCCGCAACGAGTTCTGGCATTTCGTCGACATCGACCCGCAGCAGCAGCGGGGCGCCGCGCGATGA
- a CDS encoding DUF1801 domain-containing protein → MASRPERIEVPRAAVRLMRFPDAMAHDPAIEAWMAGQADELGEIARHWFAVIRRCAGAELRELLHDGHPTACVGDAAYAYVNAFRAHVNVGFFLGTGLADPAGLLQGSGRFMRHVKLRPGEAVDAAALEALIERACRDMDARRRREPPV, encoded by the coding sequence ATGGCCAGCAGGCCTGAACGCATCGAGGTACCGCGCGCGGCGGTCCGCCTGATGCGCTTTCCCGACGCCATGGCGCATGACCCGGCCATCGAGGCCTGGATGGCGGGACAGGCGGACGAGCTGGGCGAGATCGCACGGCATTGGTTCGCGGTGATCCGCCGCTGCGCCGGCGCCGAGCTGCGCGAGCTGCTGCACGACGGCCACCCGACCGCCTGTGTCGGCGATGCGGCTTATGCCTATGTCAATGCCTTCCGCGCGCATGTCAATGTCGGCTTCTTCCTCGGCACCGGCCTGGCCGATCCGGCGGGACTGCTGCAGGGCAGCGGCCGGTTCATGCGCCATGTGAAGCTGCGCCCCGGCGAGGCCGTCGATGCCGCGGCCTTGGAGGCCCTGATCGAACGCGCCTGCCGCGACATGGACGCACGGCGGCGGCGCGAGCCCCCGGTCTGA
- a CDS encoding DJ-1/PfpI family protein, whose amino-acid sequence MPSTPPFVAVLLYPGCIFFEIALAAETLRSRHAIRYYTPDGAPHAASNGAEVAASGSCAELAREEPAALLIPGGDPRSILLPSNRAAAALTALDERGCLLAGICAGNLVLAASGRLRGRRGTHNYTPEHAAPEAVAATANYWEGLEFVRADLVRDGRLITAQPWAYRQYAAAVALALGVIAPQEAAELVSYPARRAYGQQA is encoded by the coding sequence ATGCCCTCGACGCCGCCCTTTGTTGCCGTGCTGCTCTACCCGGGCTGCATCTTCTTCGAGATCGCGCTGGCGGCCGAGACCCTGCGGTCGCGCCACGCCATCCGCTACTACACGCCCGACGGCGCGCCCCATGCCGCCTCGAACGGCGCGGAGGTGGCCGCATCCGGCAGCTGTGCGGAACTGGCACGGGAGGAGCCGGCCGCCCTGCTGATTCCCGGCGGCGATCCGCGCAGCATCCTGCTGCCGAGCAACCGGGCCGCGGCCGCGCTCACCGCGCTGGACGAGCGCGGCTGCCTGCTGGCCGGCATCTGTGCCGGCAATCTGGTGCTGGCGGCCTCGGGCCGGCTGCGCGGCCGCCGCGGCACCCACAACTACACGCCGGAACATGCAGCGCCGGAAGCGGTCGCGGCGACGGCCAACTACTGGGAGGGCCTGGAGTTCGTCCGCGCCGACCTCGTGCGGGACGGGCGGCTCATCACCGCGCAACCCTGGGCCTATCGGCAGTACGCCGCGGCGGTGGCCCTGGCACTGGGCGTGATCGCGCCACAGGAAGCGGCCGAGCTGGTCAGCTATCCGGCGCGGCGGGCCTATGGCCAGCAGGCCTGA
- a CDS encoding M48 family metallopeptidase produces the protein MHHDDFRCHDDLRLPYEPAYGFGRCACRACEGVAAPRRRLFTGLLGAGALGAALPAWAREGVEVGSQSSISKLVPAEQVEQAGAQQYQQMMAQARQQNGLAPDGNPQLQRLRAIAERIIPHSYGWNPRARQWRWEVNLLGSAQLNAFCMPGGKIAFYYGILEKLKLSDDEVATIMGHEVAHALREHARERMAKTTATRVGANLLSGLLGLGNVGDAVLSMGSQLLTLKFGREDESEADLVGMELAARAGYNPAAGVSLWQKMGEASKGAPPQWLSTHPAGPSRIRDIQANLPKVEGLYARAEKPARRYEVAPPLPAAKRG, from the coding sequence ATGCATCACGACGACTTCCGCTGCCACGACGATCTGCGCCTGCCCTATGAACCCGCCTATGGTTTCGGCCGTTGCGCCTGCCGCGCCTGCGAGGGCGTTGCCGCGCCGCGCCGCCGCCTGTTCACCGGTCTGCTGGGCGCCGGAGCGCTGGGCGCGGCGCTGCCGGCCTGGGCCCGCGAGGGCGTCGAGGTCGGGTCGCAGAGCAGCATTTCCAAGCTGGTGCCGGCCGAGCAGGTCGAGCAGGCCGGCGCGCAGCAGTACCAGCAGATGATGGCCCAGGCGCGCCAGCAGAACGGGCTGGCGCCGGACGGCAACCCGCAGCTGCAGCGCCTGCGTGCGATCGCCGAACGCATCATTCCGCATTCCTACGGCTGGAACCCGCGCGCGCGCCAGTGGCGCTGGGAGGTCAACCTGCTGGGCAGCGCCCAGCTGAACGCCTTCTGCATGCCGGGCGGCAAGATCGCCTTCTATTACGGCATCCTCGAGAAGCTGAAGCTGAGCGACGACGAGGTCGCGACCATCATGGGCCATGAGGTGGCCCATGCGCTGCGCGAACATGCGCGCGAGCGCATGGCCAAGACCACCGCGACCCGCGTCGGCGCCAACCTGCTGTCCGGCCTGCTGGGCCTGGGCAATGTCGGCGACGCGGTGCTGAGCATGGGCAGCCAGCTGCTGACCCTGAAGTTCGGCCGCGAGGACGAGAGCGAGGCGGATCTGGTCGGCATGGAGCTGGCCGCGCGCGCCGGCTACAACCCGGCGGCCGGCGTCAGCCTGTGGCAGAAAATGGGCGAGGCCAGCAAGGGCGCGCCGCCGCAATGGCTGTCCACCCACCCGGCCGGCCCGAGCCGGATCCGCGACATCCAGGCCAACCTGCCCAAGGTCGAGGGCCTGTACGCGCGCGCCGAGAAGCCGGCGCGCCGCTACGAGGTCGCGCCGCCGCTGCCGGCGGCCAAGCGCGGCTGA
- a CDS encoding ABC transporter substrate-binding protein, whose protein sequence is MKRRTLLAGAALLPTAPGAQPLSSSARPKTLRLAYNSAEVGFDPPQVSDQTSVAVNAHIFEAPLTYDYLARPARLIPQTCAALPEVGDEHRRFVFTLRPGIFFADDPAFGGKPRELVAADYVYTLKRFFDPRIKTEHLHHFENAQILGMQALRERAIRAKRGLDYDAAVEGLRALDRYRFEIRVAQSAPRLTQLFADAGLTGAIAREVVEAYGGDIMAHPVGTGPFRLARWRRGSQILLERNPRFREQFFAAEPPADDAEGQALVQRLAGRRLPLVDRVEVNVIIEEQPRWLAFATGELDVVEMPTGVAPLVLPGGRLAPHLAKRGIQARSSLGPDTRLTFFNFDDAQVGGYTPEKVALRRAIALGLDNEAELRLVFKGQGLPAQSLLPAAVYGHDPVLKSEMGSADLPRARALLDLYGYRDVDGDGYLENPDGSRLTLRLAGVEDQRQRALNELWRKRMDLLGLRLEFDIGTFGELIKKTLAGQLMMWSYSWNISFPDGDFFLGMAYGPNAGQSNDARFKLPAYDRLYETQRALPDGPERLALMRRANRMMLAYMPYLAHWHALRTDLCQPGVSGYRRHPFTRDWWRFVDLA, encoded by the coding sequence ATGAAGCGCCGCACCCTGCTGGCCGGTGCCGCGCTGCTGCCCACCGCCCCGGGTGCGCAGCCTCTTTCATCGTCGGCCCGCCCCAAGACCCTGCGCCTGGCCTACAACAGCGCCGAGGTCGGCTTCGACCCGCCGCAGGTCTCGGACCAGACCTCGGTGGCGGTCAATGCGCATATCTTCGAGGCGCCGCTGACCTACGACTATCTGGCGCGCCCGGCGCGGCTGATCCCGCAGACCTGCGCGGCCCTGCCCGAGGTCGGCGACGAGCATCGGCGCTTCGTCTTCACGCTCCGGCCCGGCATCTTCTTTGCCGACGATCCGGCCTTCGGCGGCAAGCCGCGCGAGCTGGTGGCGGCGGACTATGTCTACACCCTGAAGCGCTTCTTCGACCCGCGCATCAAGACCGAGCATCTGCACCATTTCGAGAACGCGCAGATCCTCGGCATGCAGGCCTTGCGCGAGCGCGCGATTCGCGCCAAGCGCGGGCTGGACTATGACGCGGCGGTCGAGGGCCTGCGCGCGCTGGACCGCTACCGCTTCGAGATCCGCGTCGCGCAGAGCGCGCCGCGCCTGACCCAGCTGTTCGCCGATGCCGGCCTGACCGGTGCGATCGCGCGCGAGGTGGTCGAGGCCTATGGCGGCGACATCATGGCCCATCCGGTCGGCACCGGCCCGTTCCGGCTCGCGCGCTGGCGGCGCGGCTCGCAGATCCTGCTGGAGCGCAACCCGCGCTTTCGCGAGCAGTTCTTCGCCGCCGAACCGCCGGCCGACGACGCCGAGGGCCAGGCCCTCGTGCAGCGCCTGGCCGGGCGCCGCCTGCCGCTGGTGGACCGGGTCGAGGTCAACGTGATCATCGAGGAGCAGCCGCGCTGGCTGGCCTTCGCGACCGGCGAGCTGGACGTGGTGGAGATGCCCACCGGCGTTGCGCCGCTGGTGCTGCCCGGCGGCCGCCTGGCGCCGCACCTGGCCAAGCGCGGCATCCAGGCGCGCAGCAGTCTGGGACCGGACACGCGCCTGACCTTCTTCAACTTCGACGATGCCCAGGTCGGCGGCTACACGCCCGAGAAGGTGGCGCTGCGCCGCGCGATCGCGCTGGGCCTGGACAACGAGGCCGAGCTGCGCCTGGTGTTCAAGGGCCAGGGCTTGCCCGCGCAGTCGCTGCTGCCGGCCGCGGTCTACGGCCATGACCCGGTGCTGAAAAGCGAGATGGGCAGCGCCGACCTGCCGCGCGCCCGCGCGCTGCTGGACCTCTACGGCTATCGCGATGTCGACGGCGATGGCTATCTGGAGAACCCCGACGGCTCACGCCTGACCCTGCGCCTGGCGGGCGTCGAGGACCAGCGCCAGCGCGCGCTCAACGAGCTGTGGAGGAAGCGCATGGACCTGCTGGGCCTGCGCCTGGAATTCGACATCGGCACCTTCGGCGAGCTGATCAAGAAGACCCTGGCCGGCCAACTGATGATGTGGAGCTACAGCTGGAACATCAGCTTCCCGGACGGCGACTTCTTCCTCGGCATGGCCTACGGCCCCAACGCCGGCCAGTCCAACGACGCGCGCTTCAAGCTGCCCGCCTACGACCGCCTCTACGAAACCCAGCGCGCGCTGCCCGACGGCCCGGAGCGCCTCGCGCTGATGCGCCGCGCCAATCGCATGATGCTGGCCTACATGCCCTATCTGGCGCATTGGCATGCGCTGCGCACCGACCTGTGCCAGCCCGGCGTGAGCGGCTATCGGCGGCATCCGTTCACGCGGGATTGGTGGCGCTTCGTCGACCTGGCCTGA
- a CDS encoding transporter, with protein sequence MLNTPQPPAATLLPPTLPSYGADAHGLICGYRFRPGRAAEAIASAEAALPLAGAAPDEPGSFVWLHLNLSHAGAEAWMRTHAELPDSFYEALHEGSSRSTRIERDGDTLFAVINDITFDFSFDASDVATLWLAVGPGLVLSARRQPLRSVDRLRMAVKRGEPLASSVALLDHLLSDQADELQRIVRQATMRVDDIEDALLAGKHEGHGGEIARLRRLMVRLQRLLAPEPSALMRTLSRPPAWLASEDREQLRRASEEFALVLGDIAALQERIKLMQDESAARVAEDNNRSLFTLTMVTVLALPINLVSGLFGMNVGGIPLAEHGHGFWIMVSLIAGLTGLIAFLALRRMRR encoded by the coding sequence ATGCTGAACACGCCCCAACCGCCGGCCGCCACCCTGCTGCCACCCACGCTGCCCAGCTATGGCGCCGATGCCCATGGCCTGATCTGCGGCTACCGCTTCCGCCCCGGCCGGGCGGCGGAGGCGATCGCCTCCGCCGAGGCGGCGCTGCCGCTGGCGGGCGCGGCGCCCGACGAGCCGGGCAGCTTCGTCTGGCTGCACCTGAACCTCAGCCATGCCGGCGCCGAGGCCTGGATGCGCACCCATGCCGAGCTGCCGGACAGCTTCTACGAGGCGCTGCACGAGGGCTCGTCGCGCTCCACCCGCATCGAGCGCGACGGCGACACCTTGTTCGCGGTGATCAACGACATCACTTTCGACTTCAGCTTCGACGCCAGCGACGTCGCGACCCTGTGGCTGGCGGTCGGGCCGGGCCTGGTACTGAGCGCGCGGCGCCAGCCGCTGCGCTCGGTGGACCGGCTGCGCATGGCGGTCAAGCGCGGCGAGCCGCTGGCCTCCAGCGTCGCGCTGCTGGACCATCTGCTGAGCGACCAGGCCGACGAGCTGCAGCGCATCGTGCGCCAGGCGACGATGCGGGTCGACGACATCGAGGATGCGCTGCTGGCCGGCAAGCACGAGGGGCATGGCGGCGAGATCGCGCGGCTGCGCCGCCTGATGGTGCGGCTGCAGCGCCTGCTGGCGCCCGAGCCCAGCGCGCTGATGCGCACCCTGAGCCGCCCGCCGGCCTGGCTGGCCAGCGAGGACCGCGAGCAGCTGCGCCGCGCCAGCGAGGAGTTCGCGCTGGTGCTGGGCGACATCGCGGCGCTGCAGGAGCGCATCAAGCTGATGCAGGACGAGAGCGCCGCCCGCGTCGCCGAGGACAACAACCGCAGCCTGTTCACCCTGACCATGGTCACGGTGCTGGCGCTGCCGATCAACCTGGTCTCGGGCCTGTTCGGCATGAACGTCGGCGGCATTCCCCTGGCCGAGCACGGCCATGGCTTCTGGATCATGGTGAGCCTGATTGCCGGGCTGACCGGGCTGATCGCGTTTCTGGCCCTGCGGCGCATGCGGCGCTAG